From one Mycolicibacterium sp. HK-90 genomic stretch:
- a CDS encoding pyridoxamine 5'-phosphate oxidase family protein yields MSVKVDLNQLADKLADYTFAYLVTVDDNYHAHTVAVEPHLVNGIIHVGPVGAHTRRNLASHEHATLVCPPRQPGGYSLIVDGRGQAGTTGEETHQIVPNRAVLHRKAAQPGPPGQCESDCIVLSEN; encoded by the coding sequence ATGAGCGTGAAAGTGGATCTCAACCAGCTGGCCGACAAGCTGGCGGACTACACGTTCGCCTACCTCGTCACGGTCGACGACAACTACCACGCACACACCGTCGCGGTGGAGCCGCACCTGGTGAACGGCATCATTCACGTCGGCCCGGTCGGGGCGCACACCCGGAGAAACCTCGCCTCGCACGAGCACGCGACGCTGGTCTGCCCTCCGCGTCAGCCCGGCGGGTATTCGCTGATCGTCGACGGGCGGGGTCAAGCCGGCACCACCGGCGAGGAGACGCATCAGATCGTGCCCAACCGCGCGGTTCTGCATCGCAAGGCGGCGCAGCCCGGCCCGCCCGGGCAGTGCGAGAGTGACTGCATCGTCTTGTCGGAGAACTGA
- a CDS encoding endonuclease domain-containing protein, protein MEPFIGSSAVRRGGLTRRGLARHYVALHRDVYVRRDLEITARIRAQAAWLSTGATLAGTSAAAVLGTKWLNPDRPAEIIRADRRMPAGIVVHSWSLDPAETCTVGGIDLTTPARTAFDLGRLYRPDLAVPLVDALLNATRIAPADVLAVAHAHPGARGVARLRSVLPLVDGGAESPQESRLRLVIVRAGLPIPETQIEFRDLHIRVDLGWREWKVAVEYDGVQHWTDRRQRSWDIDRMALLEEADWAVVRVSAEMMSRPHIIIERVRAKLRAAGCPI, encoded by the coding sequence ATGGAACCCTTCATCGGAAGCTCCGCGGTGCGCCGCGGTGGGTTGACTCGCCGCGGGCTGGCCCGCCATTACGTCGCGCTGCACCGGGACGTGTACGTCAGGCGCGACCTCGAAATCACCGCCCGGATCAGAGCACAAGCGGCGTGGTTGTCCACCGGCGCGACGCTTGCCGGGACTTCGGCCGCGGCGGTGCTGGGCACCAAATGGCTGAACCCCGACAGGCCTGCGGAGATCATTCGCGCTGACCGGCGCATGCCCGCGGGGATTGTCGTGCACTCGTGGAGCCTCGACCCGGCCGAGACGTGCACGGTCGGCGGGATCGATCTGACCACCCCGGCCCGCACGGCCTTCGATCTCGGTCGGTTGTACCGTCCCGATCTCGCAGTGCCCCTCGTGGATGCGCTGCTCAACGCCACGAGGATTGCGCCTGCCGATGTGCTCGCCGTGGCCCACGCGCACCCCGGTGCCCGAGGCGTCGCGCGGCTACGTTCGGTGCTGCCCCTGGTCGACGGCGGTGCCGAGTCTCCTCAGGAGAGCAGGCTCCGGCTGGTCATCGTTCGTGCCGGTCTGCCGATTCCCGAGACCCAGATCGAGTTTCGTGACCTGCACATTCGCGTCGACCTCGGATGGCGGGAATGGAAGGTTGCCGTCGAGTACGACGGTGTACAGCACTGGACCGATCGGCGGCAGCGATCCTGGGATATCGACCGCATGGCGTTGCTGGAGGAGGCCGACTGGGCCGTCGTGCGGGTGAGCGCGGAGATGATGTCGCGACCACACATCATCATCGAACGGGTACGGGCGAAGCTGCGCGCCGCCGGCTGCCCCATTTGA